One genomic window of Methanobrevibacter sp. includes the following:
- a CDS encoding exosome complex RNA-binding protein Csl4: MKIEEDKIVMPGDKLGIVEQYLPGDGTYDDDGDIKSSVLGNVKINQKMKVISVVSDAKPALLKVGDVIYGQITDLKPQRANVKIECIKDNARPLALPYMGAIHISQAKKDYLEKLSDAFRIGDIIQAKVVKITGDNVDLGTTDDDCGVLKAMCTRCRDYMHTTQKTDELQCNTCNRKEKRKVSKNYIND, encoded by the coding sequence ATGAAAATAGAAGAAGATAAAATTGTAATGCCTGGAGATAAATTAGGAATAGTTGAACAATATCTTCCAGGAGATGGTACTTATGATGATGACGGAGACATCAAATCATCAGTACTTGGAAATGTTAAAATTAATCAAAAAATGAAGGTAATTTCCGTTGTGTCAGATGCAAAACCTGCTCTTTTAAAAGTTGGAGATGTAATCTACGGTCAAATAACTGATCTCAAACCGCAAAGAGCAAATGTTAAAATAGAATGTATTAAAGATAATGCAAGACCATTAGCATTACCTTATATGGGTGCTATACACATCTCACAAGCTAAAAAAGATTATTTAGAGAAATTATCTGATGCTTTTAGAATAGGGGATATTATTCAAGCAAAAGTTGTTAAAATTACTGGAGACAATGTCGATTTAGGCACAACAGATGATGATTGTGGTGTATTAAAAGCTATGTGTACTCGTTGTAGAGATTACATGCACACTACACAAAAAACTGATGAACTTCAATGTAATACTTGTAACAGGAAAGAAAAACGTAAAGTTTCTAAAAACTACATTAATGATTAA
- a CDS encoding NUDIX hydrolase, with protein MTEYKKPSLTTDIFIFDDNFNFILIKRKNNPFKDYWALPGGFVDYGETVESAAVREAKEETSIDVELKDLVNVYSDPNRDSRGHTITIAYTAKGNFNDRKADDDAIDIGIFSAEKLDEINIAFDHDKIIKDCLKKAKNVK; from the coding sequence ATGACTGAATACAAAAAACCATCTTTAACAACTGATATTTTTATTTTTGATGATAATTTTAATTTTATTTTAATTAAAAGAAAAAACAATCCTTTTAAAGATTATTGGGCGTTACCAGGTGGATTTGTTGACTATGGCGAAACTGTAGAATCTGCTGCTGTAAGAGAAGCAAAGGAAGAGACCAGCATTGATGTTGAACTTAAAGATTTAGTCAATGTTTACTCTGATCCCAACAGAGATTCAAGAGGTCATACCATAACTATCGCATACACTGCAAAAGGCAATTTCAATGATAGAAAAGCTGATGATGATGCAATTGACATAGGCATTTTTTCAGCCGAAAAACTAGATGAAATCAATATTGCTTTTGACCATGATAAAATAATAAAAGACTGCTTAAAAAAAGCTAAAAATGTAAAATAA
- a CDS encoding signal recognition particle protein Srp54, which translates to MNMLGNLGENLTNTMKKLVGMSVIDKKTIKEVVKDIQRALIQSDVNIKLVLYLSKKIENRSLEEKPPKGITPREHVITIIYEEMVNLLGSETVGLDINERPYKILFLGLQGSGKTTTIGKLCRFLQKKGFNPAVVCTDTWRPAAYVQLKQLTEEMDVPLYGDPDNKDALDLARKGLQEFKNRKVIIFDTAGRHKQEEDLIAEMNELDEIINPNEAILVIDGTIGQQAGEQAKAFSTATDIGSIIITKLDGSAKGGGAMSAVAETGAPIKFIGTGERIDDFELFDPERFISRLLGMGDIKSLIEKAEENIDEDIAEKTMNNMLTGKFTLMDMKNQFEMMNKMGPMQQVLNMIPGMGNKISKEASKMTEDKIDSYKIMMSSMTEEEMLNPKIIKQSRIQRIARGSGVEESEVKELLKYYNNTKKTMKGIGKRGGRLGHGAMNRMMGQFMNR; encoded by the coding sequence ATTAATATGCTTGGAAATTTAGGAGAAAATCTTACTAATACAATGAAAAAATTAGTAGGAATGTCTGTTATTGATAAAAAAACTATTAAAGAAGTTGTAAAAGACATTCAACGTGCTTTAATTCAATCTGACGTTAATATTAAATTGGTCCTATATTTATCAAAAAAAATTGAAAATAGGTCTCTTGAAGAGAAGCCTCCGAAAGGAATTACTCCAAGAGAACATGTTATAACAATTATTTATGAGGAAATGGTAAATCTCCTGGGCAGTGAAACTGTTGGTTTGGACATTAATGAAAGGCCTTACAAAATTCTATTCTTAGGTCTTCAAGGTAGTGGTAAAACAACAACCATTGGAAAATTATGTAGATTCTTACAGAAAAAAGGTTTTAACCCTGCTGTGGTTTGTACCGACACATGGAGGCCTGCTGCTTACGTTCAATTAAAACAGTTAACAGAAGAAATGGATGTTCCGTTATATGGTGATCCGGATAATAAAGATGCTTTGGATCTTGCAAGGAAAGGTTTGCAAGAGTTTAAAAACAGAAAAGTTATTATTTTCGATACTGCTGGTAGACATAAACAAGAAGAAGATTTAATTGCTGAAATGAACGAATTGGATGAAATTATCAATCCAAATGAAGCTATTCTTGTTATTGATGGAACAATTGGTCAGCAAGCAGGTGAACAGGCAAAAGCTTTCTCAACAGCTACTGATATTGGCTCAATAATTATTACAAAATTGGATGGGTCAGCAAAAGGTGGGGGTGCAATGTCTGCGGTTGCAGAAACTGGTGCTCCAATCAAATTCATCGGTACTGGTGAGAGAATCGATGACTTTGAATTGTTTGATCCAGAAAGATTCATTTCAAGATTACTTGGTATGGGGGATATAAAATCTCTTATTGAAAAAGCTGAGGAAAACATTGATGAGGATATTGCAGAAAAAACCATGAACAATATGCTCACAGGTAAATTCACATTAATGGATATGAAAAACCAGTTTGAAATGATGAATAAAATGGGTCCTATGCAACAAGTTCTAAACATGATTCCGGGTATGGGAAACAAGATATCAAAAGAAGCATCTAAAATGACTGAAGATAAAATTGATTCTTACAAAATTATGATGTCTTCAATGACTGAAGAAGAAATGTTAAACCCTAAAATAATCAAACAATCCCGTATTCAAAGAATCGCAAGAGGTTCTGGTGTTGAAGAAAGTGAAGTAAAAGAACTTCTAAAATATTACAACAACACCAAAAAGACAATGAAGGGAATTGGAAAACGTGGTGGTCGTTTAGGTCACGGCGCTATGAACCGTATGATGGGACAATTCATGAATAGATAA
- a CDS encoding DNA-directed RNA polymerase subunit L — MMENFEIIEDKTLELTFRVNDESHGVCNALRHILMQNPDVEYAVYNIDHPLTGKPEMTIKTKRGKRPRNALQKAAEELQKESSEFKKLIDEAL, encoded by the coding sequence ATGATGGAAAATTTTGAAATTATTGAAGATAAAACTTTAGAATTAACTTTCAGAGTAAATGATGAAAGTCACGGAGTTTGTAACGCATTAAGACACATTTTAATGCAAAATCCTGACGTTGAATATGCAGTTTACAATATTGATCACCCTCTTACTGGAAAACCAGAAATGACCATTAAAACAAAAAGAGGAAAAAGACCAAGAAACGCATTACAAAAAGCAGCAGAAGAACTCCAAAAAGAAAGTTCTGAATTCAAAAAACTTATTGATGAAGCTTTATAA
- a CDS encoding tRNA pseudouridine(54/55) synthase Pus10, which yields MDNMYELAKQILEETDGKICKSCLGRKLSKTIEGTNNIERADKVCAELDIDLDDVDCVICNNIFNKLDEELYKKIDDKINQLGIEFDTFLVGSKLPKDIQERDQELSDKFNLPVETIKKEINRLIGLGLWEIYDKEAEFESQDIVFNIDLIDDPKVRIQINPLYIEGKYNKLKRGIPQTKWPCTKCKGRGCEECNFTGKQYPESVEELISEHVLELTKGKEAKFHGAGREDIDVLMLGSGRPFVLEIKEPRLRKIDLAQVEEDVNKMNEGKTSYHNLHLCKRSRKAEIKQSSPDTYKVYNAIVKCDDAFDESKLEELLKLDEIHQQTPLRVLRRRADKVRIKHVKELSYEIIDDKHFSMCIKTEGGLYIKELISGDEGRSHPNVSEILGVKAICEQLDVIEVSEK from the coding sequence ATAGATAATATGTACGAATTAGCAAAACAAATTTTAGAGGAAACAGATGGAAAAATCTGTAAAAGTTGTCTCGGTCGTAAATTATCCAAAACAATTGAAGGGACAAATAACATTGAAAGGGCAGATAAAGTTTGCGCTGAGTTAGATATTGATTTGGATGATGTTGATTGCGTAATATGTAATAATATCTTCAATAAACTTGATGAAGAGTTGTATAAAAAAATTGATGATAAAATTAATCAATTAGGAATAGAATTTGATACATTTTTAGTAGGTTCAAAACTTCCTAAGGATATTCAAGAACGTGATCAGGAGTTATCAGATAAATTTAATTTGCCTGTAGAAACAATCAAAAAAGAAATTAATAGATTGATTGGTCTTGGACTTTGGGAAATATATGATAAGGAAGCTGAATTTGAAAGTCAGGATATTGTATTCAATATTGATTTAATTGATGATCCTAAGGTTAGAATTCAAATTAATCCGTTATATATTGAAGGAAAATACAATAAACTTAAAAGAGGAATTCCACAGACCAAATGGCCATGCACTAAATGTAAAGGAAGAGGTTGTGAAGAATGCAACTTCACAGGAAAGCAATACCCAGAATCAGTTGAAGAACTAATTTCCGAGCATGTGTTAGAATTAACTAAGGGTAAAGAAGCTAAATTCCATGGTGCAGGTCGTGAAGACATTGATGTATTGATGTTAGGTTCTGGAAGACCTTTTGTATTGGAAATCAAAGAACCAAGATTAAGAAAAATTGATTTGGCTCAAGTTGAAGAAGATGTAAATAAGATGAATGAAGGAAAAACTTCATATCATAATTTACATTTATGCAAAAGAAGTAGAAAAGCAGAAATTAAACAATCCTCTCCAGATACTTATAAAGTTTATAATGCGATTGTCAAATGTGATGATGCATTTGACGAATCAAAACTTGAAGAATTATTGAAACTGGATGAAATTCATCAGCAAACTCCATTAAGAGTATTAAGGAGACGTGCTGATAAAGTACGTATTAAGCATGTTAAAGAATTGTCTTATGAGATAATTGATGATAAACATTTCAGTATGTGCATTAAAACTGAAGGCGGATTGTATATTAAAGAATTAATCTCAGGGGATGAAGGTAGAAGTCATCCTAACGTAAGTGAGATTTTAGGCGTTAAAGCTATTTGTGAACAATTGGATGTAATAGAAGTAAGTGAGAAGTAG
- a CDS encoding transcription factor S, with protein sequence MEFCPECGAMMFPNGSDLKCNSCGYVKEDSDNTNYTVSKKIEAKETVTNLGEDVEVGPRTEEICPECGHNIATYKLLQTRSADEAPTRIFTCTKCKHTWRAYD encoded by the coding sequence ATGGAATTTTGTCCTGAATGTGGAGCAATGATGTTTCCAAACGGTAGCGATTTAAAATGCAACAGTTGTGGTTATGTTAAAGAAGACTCCGATAATACAAATTACACAGTTTCAAAGAAAATTGAAGCTAAAGAAACTGTTACAAACTTAGGTGAAGATGTAGAAGTTGGCCCAAGAACAGAAGAAATCTGTCCTGAATGCGGTCACAATATTGCAACCTACAAATTATTACAAACTCGTAGTGCTGATGAAGCTCCTACTCGTATTTTTACATGCACAAAATGTAAACATACTTGGAGAGCTTACGACTGA
- the hpt gene encoding hypoxanthine/guanine phosphoribosyltransferase → MLEEVKKSLEASPIVKKGDYNYFINPISDGVPAMDPKMLRELSLAVYKHADLNVDKIVAVEAMGIHLATALSLATDIPFVVIRKREYGLEGETEVYQKTGYGSSNLYVNDLHAGEKILLIDDVVSTGGTIIALLNTLKDLGLEIKSTVAVIEKGEGKNIVKKETGVDVLSIVKLDVIDGKVVIEKTIED, encoded by the coding sequence ATGTTAGAAGAAGTAAAAAAATCTTTAGAAGCATCACCAATCGTTAAGAAAGGTGACTACAACTACTTTATAAATCCTATAAGTGACGGTGTTCCAGCAATGGACCCAAAAATGCTTAGAGAATTATCATTAGCAGTTTATAAACATGCTGATTTAAATGTTGACAAAATTGTAGCTGTTGAAGCGATGGGAATTCATTTAGCTACTGCATTATCTCTTGCAACCGATATCCCATTCGTTGTAATCCGTAAAAGAGAATACGGACTTGAAGGAGAAACTGAAGTTTACCAAAAAACTGGATATGGATCATCAAACCTTTATGTGAATGATTTGCATGCAGGTGAGAAAATTTTACTCATTGACGATGTAGTAAGTACCGGTGGAACTATAATAGCATTATTGAACACTTTAAAAGATTTAGGTTTAGAAATTAAATCCACAGTTGCTGTTATTGAAAAGGGCGAAGGTAAAAATATAGTTAAAAAAGAAACTGGCGTTGATGTATTATCTATTGTTAAATTAGATGTAATTGACGGGAAAGTAGTTATCGAAAAAACAATTGAAGATTAA
- the moaC gene encoding cyclic pyranopterin monophosphate synthase MoaC, with the protein MAEEFTHLTETGVHMVEVGGKPDQKRRAIAQGSIFLDKHTVDLIQNEEIKKGNVLTTAQIAGIQAVKNTSSIIPLCHPLALTGIELDFEVKEDEIIATCAVNTLGKTGVEMEAITGVSVALLTVWDMVKAVEKDENGQYPDTRISDIKVIKKEKI; encoded by the coding sequence ATGGCAGAAGAATTTACACATTTGACAGAAACAGGAGTACATATGGTTGAAGTTGGTGGAAAACCAGATCAAAAAAGAAGAGCTATTGCACAGGGTAGTATATTTTTGGATAAACATACTGTTGATTTAATTCAAAATGAAGAAATCAAAAAAGGTAATGTTTTAACAACTGCTCAAATTGCAGGAATTCAAGCTGTTAAAAACACTTCTTCAATAATTCCACTTTGCCATCCTTTAGCATTGACTGGTATAGAACTTGATTTCGAAGTTAAAGAAGATGAAATCATAGCTACATGTGCAGTTAACACATTAGGAAAAACAGGTGTGGAAATGGAAGCTATCACTGGTGTAAGTGTAGCTTTGCTTACTGTATGGGACATGGTTAAAGCTGTTGAAAAAGATGAAAATGGCCAATATCCTGACACCAGAATCAGTGACATTAAAGTAATTAAAAAAGAAAAAATCTAA
- the hisF gene encoding imidazole glycerol phosphate synthase subunit HisF, translating to MLTKRIIPCLDCDLQVPEGRVVKGVEFKEIKYAGNPVDLATRYYEEGADEIVVLDITASHERRATMADVIDRLTENVFMPICVGGGIRKVEDYIKMLRAGADKCSTNTAAIKNPELLTEASKVVGSQAVVIGIDAKRRYVDHPDDAPDKVVVETDKGFCWFDSSIYGGREFTGIDAIQWAQKCQDLGAGEILLTSMDGDGTQNGYDIELNKAINDAVDIPVIASGGVGEPKDILDVFEKTDVSAALAASIFHFNQYSIGEVKEYLKENNVAVRL from the coding sequence ATGTTAACTAAAAGAATTATTCCTTGTCTAGATTGTGATTTGCAAGTACCTGAAGGTAGAGTTGTCAAAGGTGTTGAATTTAAAGAAATTAAATATGCTGGAAACCCAGTAGATCTTGCAACAAGATACTATGAAGAGGGTGCAGATGAAATTGTAGTTTTAGATATCACTGCTTCACATGAAAGACGTGCTACAATGGCAGATGTTATTGACAGGTTGACTGAAAATGTATTCATGCCAATTTGTGTAGGTGGAGGAATAAGAAAAGTCGAAGATTACATTAAAATGCTCAGAGCAGGCGCTGATAAGTGTTCAACAAATACTGCTGCAATCAAAAATCCAGAACTCTTGACTGAAGCTTCAAAAGTTGTTGGATCACAGGCAGTTGTCATTGGAATTGATGCAAAAAGAAGATATGTCGACCATCCGGATGATGCACCAGATAAAGTCGTTGTTGAAACTGACAAAGGATTCTGCTGGTTTGATTCAAGTATATATGGTGGACGTGAATTTACTGGAATCGATGCAATCCAATGGGCGCAAAAATGTCAAGACTTAGGTGCTGGAGAAATCCTTTTAACCAGTATGGATGGGGATGGAACTCAAAACGGTTATGATATTGAGTTAAACAAAGCTATCAATGATGCTGTTGATATTCCGGTTATTGCTAGTGGTGGTGTTGGAGAGCCAAAAGACATTTTAGATGTATTCGAAAAGACTGATGTTAGTGCAGCTCTTGCAGCAAGTATATTCCACTTTAACCAATATTCCATTGGTGAAGTAAAAGAATACTTAAAAGAAAATAATGTGGCTGTTCGCTTATGA
- a CDS encoding topoisomerase IV has product MKDSNEKEHRISNLKDLIDNVKEDNTVDSQEDNELINYLSEDNVDLDELEIDDEFIYHPDEDKDYVVNLEESPIDEDFIIKTPKEEDIDEPIDDIEEPEDIIHDVSENFDHFVNAKIGRTPILAIISSVLGVIFIIISAIIFESRSDRVIDNVVSGETNFISVIVLGLGLLLLIYGIYKIFNIKNPLTGITDSINSIDAKEKVKGQSAKKEEKTEKVIPKSNIPLDKDSYKIGEFKMGDIKNKFKKSTTSTKTPTPITEDIDDIPPAREKEESKKGLTIEEIEDIEYKQAKLDNETIDDIFAEVEDIDEIPIISIDSEKEQ; this is encoded by the coding sequence ATGAAAGATTCTAACGAAAAAGAACATAGAATTTCTAATTTAAAAGACTTAATCGACAATGTAAAAGAAGATAATACTGTTGATTCACAAGAAGATAATGAATTAATAAACTATCTTAGTGAAGACAATGTTGATTTAGATGAATTAGAAATTGATGATGAATTCATTTACCATCCAGATGAAGATAAAGACTATGTTGTAAATTTAGAAGAAAGCCCAATTGATGAAGATTTTATTATTAAAACTCCAAAAGAAGAAGACATAGACGAACCTATCGATGATATCGAAGAACCAGAAGATATTATCCATGATGTAAGTGAAAACTTCGATCACTTTGTTAATGCTAAAATTGGAAGAACACCTATTTTAGCTATAATTAGCTCAGTTTTAGGAGTTATATTCATAATCATTTCAGCTATAATCTTTGAATCACGTAGTGACAGAGTAATAGATAACGTAGTTTCTGGTGAAACAAACTTTATTTCTGTCATAGTTCTTGGATTAGGACTCTTATTGTTAATTTATGGAATATATAAGATATTTAATATTAAGAATCCTTTGACTGGAATAACAGACAGCATTAATTCTATTGATGCTAAAGAAAAAGTAAAAGGTCAATCTGCTAAAAAGGAAGAAAAAACTGAAAAAGTTATTCCTAAAAGCAACATCCCATTAGATAAAGACTCCTATAAAATAGGCGAATTCAAAATGGGCGACATTAAAAATAAATTTAAAAAATCAACTACTTCTACTAAAACACCAACTCCAATCACCGAAGATATTGATGATATCCCACCTGCTCGAGAAAAAGAGGAAAGTAAAAAAGGATTAACAATTGAGGAAATCGAAGATATCGAATATAAACAAGCAAAACTTGATAATGAAACCATTGATGATATTTTTGCTGAAGTAGAAGATATTGATGAAATACCAATTATTTCTATTGATTCTGAAAAAGAACAATAG
- a CDS encoding preprotein translocase subunit Sec61beta, whose translation MAKKDNKISMPQTGAGLVRYFDEESLGPKLSPEHIIVATVIVAILCFVLRYSA comes from the coding sequence ATGGCAAAAAAAGATAATAAAATTTCTATGCCTCAAACAGGTGCAGGTTTAGTAAGATATTTTGATGAAGAAAGTCTCGGACCAAAACTTTCTCCTGAGCATATCATCGTTGCTACTGTAATCGTAGCTATTTTATGTTTCGTATTAAGATACTCAGCTTAG
- the dph2 gene encoding diphthamide biosynthesis enzyme Dph2: MSMYNMDLDKVIRKITSIDAQTVGLQFPEGLKMQAVKIARQIEEETEATVIISGDPCFGACDVSDYKMKGSVDLIVHYGHTPLPLKYEVPTLFIEAFSNIDIKKDLEKSLEYLKDYYRIGLVTTTQHLHLLNETRDFLEDNGKEVILGSSPSTRKGQVLGCNFSSIKDLDAEVILFIGNGNFHALGIKLFSNTPVLALDPYNGEIRSMDEFADRILRIRFARITKARSAKKWGILVSTKEGQYRMTLAKEIKKIIEDAKMEAYIILVDNVSPEVLLPYLELDAFVVSACPRIAVDDSQMYKKPLLTPQELEIVLDKREWENYQLDEILFHERYK, translated from the coding sequence ATGTCAATGTACAATATGGATTTAGACAAAGTAATCCGTAAAATAACTTCAATAGATGCACAAACTGTTGGTCTCCAGTTTCCGGAAGGCCTAAAGATGCAGGCTGTTAAAATAGCCAGACAAATCGAAGAGGAAACTGAAGCGACAGTCATCATCTCCGGTGATCCTTGTTTTGGAGCATGTGATGTAAGTGACTATAAGATGAAAGGTTCAGTCGATTTGATAGTTCATTACGGCCACACCCCGCTCCCATTAAAATATGAAGTTCCAACATTATTCATTGAAGCTTTTTCTAATATTGATATTAAAAAAGATCTTGAAAAATCACTAGAATATCTAAAAGATTATTACAGAATAGGGCTTGTAACAACAACACAGCACTTGCATCTTTTAAATGAAACCAGAGATTTCCTAGAGGATAATGGAAAGGAAGTCATCTTAGGTTCCTCACCTTCAACAAGGAAAGGGCAAGTTTTAGGATGTAACTTTTCATCAATCAAAGATTTGGATGCGGAAGTAATTTTATTCATTGGAAATGGAAATTTCCATGCATTAGGAATTAAATTATTCTCAAATACCCCTGTTCTTGCATTAGACCCATACAATGGAGAAATTAGAAGTATGGATGAATTTGCAGATAGGATTCTAAGAATAAGATTTGCAAGAATCACTAAAGCACGTAGTGCTAAAAAATGGGGAATTTTAGTATCTACAAAAGAAGGCCAATACAGGATGACATTAGCAAAAGAGATTAAAAAAATCATTGAAGATGCAAAAATGGAAGCATATATTATCTTAGTAGACAATGTCTCACCCGAAGTATTACTTCCATACTTGGAATTGGATGCTTTTGTTGTAAGTGCCTGTCCAAGAATTGCTGTTGATGATTCCCAAATGTATAAAAAACCATTATTAACCCCGCAGGAATTGGAAATAGTTTTAGATAAGCGAGAATGGGAAAATTATCAACTGGATGAAATTTTATTCCATGAACGTTATAAATAA
- a CDS encoding ATP-dependent DNA helicase: MSNSIFCPNCGMLKSNCTCGKYSKNESKGPTNLFSFSKPKPRTSSILDDEIPDVYSVEDHRQDEGTAAYLKELYPNIEDEIIENFPFNEPRTGQFEIIQDINDAIKKGYKYIILEAGTGTGKSAIATTLAKMYESAYILTMTKQLQAQYSNEFDFPLVKGRNNFACLHDNLESTCDMGACKTSPTSSKFFCPYGVAKNPTLDAELAFEDSSGGTVFYQSSGHCHYWNQKANAVNSPITLMNYDYAIVELNYVKHFGTRSLLILDEAHNIESKLMSTMEVTLYNRTLEKDINKQISPQTLKDGELEDWVMEIDAIRDSYEDIDLKDVSKSKADRIRSTIGRLKTLRNNLENEPNNWVIDTEESGVTFKPLRVHHYAKNNLLKYGDVVIFMSATILSHKMFSKWLGLNPNEVYHIKVDSPFTKEKRPIILNLAGKMSANRIKKTAPNTIPILQEILKKHEGDKGLIHTHSYKCQQYITNNLYNSRLISHTSRNREQILDFFEKDENPLVLVSPSMSEGVDLPYDKCRFQVIYKMPFPYLGDKQVNMRMKKDKKWYAYKTVMTLMQAYGRGMRAEDDSCYTYIIDSDINMLFKSPMYRSLIPDFFKEAVVRVKK, from the coding sequence ATGTCAAATTCAATTTTTTGCCCAAACTGCGGAATGTTAAAAAGTAATTGTACTTGTGGTAAATACTCTAAAAACGAATCTAAAGGTCCAACAAACCTATTCAGTTTTTCTAAACCAAAACCAAGAACATCCTCAATTCTTGATGATGAAATTCCTGATGTGTATTCAGTAGAAGACCACAGACAAGATGAAGGAACTGCGGCTTATTTGAAAGAATTATATCCTAATATAGAGGATGAGATTATTGAAAATTTTCCATTTAATGAGCCTAGAACTGGTCAATTTGAGATTATTCAGGATATTAATGATGCAATTAAAAAAGGTTATAAATATATTATATTGGAAGCGGGAACAGGTACTGGTAAATCAGCAATAGCCACTACACTTGCTAAAATGTATGAATCCGCTTATATTTTGACTATGACTAAGCAATTGCAAGCACAATATTCTAATGAATTTGATTTTCCATTAGTTAAAGGTAGGAATAATTTTGCTTGTTTACATGATAATCTGGAATCAACCTGTGATATGGGTGCATGTAAGACATCCCCTACTTCAAGTAAATTTTTCTGTCCATATGGGGTTGCTAAAAATCCTACATTGGATGCTGAATTGGCTTTTGAAGATTCTTCCGGTGGAACAGTATTTTATCAATCAAGTGGACACTGTCATTATTGGAATCAAAAAGCTAATGCAGTAAATTCACCAATAACATTAATGAACTATGATTATGCAATTGTTGAACTTAATTATGTTAAACACTTTGGAACTCGTTCTTTGCTTATTTTAGACGAGGCTCATAATATTGAAAGTAAATTAATGTCTACAATGGAAGTTACATTGTATAATAGAACACTTGAGAAGGATATAAATAAGCAAATCTCTCCTCAAACTTTGAAAGATGGGGAACTTGAAGATTGGGTAATGGAAATCGATGCTATTAGAGACTCTTATGAAGATATTGATTTAAAAGATGTAAGTAAAAGTAAAGCTGACAGAATTAGATCAACAATAGGTAGATTAAAAACTCTTAGAAACAACTTGGAAAATGAGCCTAACAACTGGGTAATTGACACTGAGGAGTCTGGTGTCACATTCAAACCGTTAAGGGTTCATCATTATGCTAAAAACAACTTATTGAAATATGGTGATGTTGTTATTTTCATGAGTGCAACAATATTGTCTCATAAAATGTTTTCAAAGTGGTTAGGATTAAATCCAAATGAAGTTTATCATATCAAGGTTGATAGTCCATTTACTAAAGAAAAAAGACCCATTATCCTTAATTTGGCGGGTAAAATGTCTGCGAATAGGATTAAAAAAACAGCTCCAAATACAATTCCTATTTTGCAAGAGATTTTAAAGAAACATGAAGGGGATAAAGGTTTAATCCACACTCACAGTTATAAATGTCAACAATATATTACAAATAACTTGTATAATTCAAGATTAATCTCACACACTTCTAGAAACAGGGAACAAATATTGGATTTCTTTGAAAAAGATGAAAATCCTTTGGTTTTGGTTTCACCATCAATGAGTGAAGGTGTTGATTTGCCTTATGACAAATGTAGATTCCAAGTTATCTATAAAATGCCATTCCCATATCTTGGGGATAAGCAGGTTAATATGAGAATGAAAAAGGATAAGAAATGGTATGCATATAAGACTGTAATGACTTTAATGCAAGCGTATGGTCGTGGTATGAGGGCTGAAGATGATTCATGTTACACTTATATTATTGATAGTGATATTAACATGTTATTTAAAAGTCCAATGTATAGATCTTTAATTCCAGATTTCTTCAAAGAAGCTGTTGTTAGAGTTAAAAAATAG